One window of Paludibacter propionicigenes WB4 genomic DNA carries:
- a CDS encoding tetratricopeptide repeat protein: protein MGIFERKNKDLQKAFLLAEKSISIDPYNSFGYLQRGGAYFQEDQFEKAFEDASKAIELNSNNAYAYNLRARVFVKRGENEKAEVEFKKAIDLDPNYVNAYNARGVFFTDLKQCEKAIEDFDKAVELKPNSAYIYNNRGIAWTKLDEDEKAMVDYNRTLELDSNYVFTYNNRGNLWLKLGEIDKALKDYNKAIELDSNFANAYRNRGILYFKIGNYDNAIENFQKAISLDEGFKFLEDKIKLAQEKINEQRQFNESNVEEEDKVEKSKLENEIENIIESIRDAAKSKVKMVAHYTKLSVADIYVKEINVKMHYSNAIYMNDPMEGKVFFDYLDNEEITKAYVSGEKRTETSVYLGSFLPAEENEGEVSHEDELVMWRTYGKDENGKEASGCNVVISSDFFKLNSSLEEKSISMSDNEEELLNVVYIKKLKSSKEITNDNKDKIEPAIAQLKDKLLELIQLRNKYQKKDDFYREIENSIFKRLSTISYLFKSADYNYEHEVRVITYIPRNSDNIKFREVNESNLPRKQFYIESYNDILPYIKKIYLGPKVEHYQRWSLYLDYEIRQRVKEGMTNVNPSNIEIIKSECKFQ, encoded by the coding sequence TTGGGTATTTTTGAAAGAAAAAATAAAGATTTGCAAAAAGCATTTCTGCTGGCTGAAAAATCTATTAGTATTGATCCATATAATTCATTTGGTTATTTGCAACGTGGAGGAGCTTATTTTCAAGAAGATCAATTTGAAAAAGCATTTGAAGATGCTTCTAAAGCAATAGAATTAAACTCAAATAATGCATATGCATACAACCTCAGGGCTAGAGTATTTGTAAAAAGAGGGGAAAATGAGAAGGCGGAGGTTGAGTTCAAAAAAGCTATTGATTTAGATCCAAATTATGTTAATGCATATAATGCTAGAGGTGTATTTTTTACGGATTTAAAACAATGTGAAAAAGCAATTGAAGACTTCGATAAAGCTGTTGAGCTAAAGCCTAATTCTGCTTATATATACAATAATAGAGGAATTGCGTGGACAAAATTGGATGAAGATGAAAAAGCGATGGTAGATTACAACAGAACTCTTGAATTAGATAGCAATTATGTATTTACATATAATAACCGTGGAAACTTATGGCTAAAATTAGGCGAAATAGATAAGGCTTTAAAAGATTATAATAAAGCAATAGAGTTAGACAGTAATTTTGCAAACGCATATCGGAACAGAGGTATATTATATTTCAAAATAGGTAATTATGATAATGCCATTGAGAATTTTCAAAAAGCAATTAGTTTAGATGAAGGATTTAAGTTTCTAGAAGATAAAATAAAATTAGCTCAAGAGAAAATAAATGAGCAAAGACAATTTAATGAAAGTAATGTTGAAGAAGAAGATAAGGTTGAAAAAAGCAAATTAGAAAATGAAATTGAAAATATAATTGAATCAATTCGTGATGCTGCTAAATCAAAAGTAAAGATGGTTGCACATTATACAAAACTATCAGTTGCAGATATATATGTAAAAGAAATAAATGTAAAGATGCATTATAGTAATGCTATTTACATGAATGATCCGATGGAAGGTAAAGTGTTTTTTGATTATTTAGATAACGAAGAAATCACTAAAGCATATGTAAGTGGAGAAAAGCGAACCGAAACAAGTGTTTACTTGGGTTCATTTTTGCCAGCAGAAGAAAATGAAGGGGAAGTTTCACACGAAGATGAATTAGTCATGTGGCGAACTTATGGAAAAGATGAAAATGGAAAAGAGGCTTCGGGGTGCAATGTCGTTATTAGCAGTGATTTTTTTAAACTTAATTCTTCGCTAGAAGAAAAATCAATTTCAATGAGCGATAATGAAGAAGAGCTTTTGAATGTTGTTTACATAAAGAAGTTAAAATCGAGTAAAGAGATAACCAATGACAATAAAGATAAAATTGAACCGGCTATAGCTCAATTGAAGGATAAATTACTAGAGTTAATTCAGCTAAGAAATAAATATCAAAAAAAGGATGATTTTTACAGAGAGATTGAAAACTCAATATTTAAACGTCTCTCCACTATAAGTTATCTATTTAAATCTGCTGATTATAATTATGAACATGAAGTAAGAGTAATTACTTATATACCACGTAATAGTGATAATATTAAATTTAGAGAAGTAAACGAATCGAATTTACCGCGCAAACAATTTTATATTGAATCGTACAATGACATTCTGCCTTACATAAAGAAAATATACTTAGGACCTAAAGTAGAACATTACCAACGATGGAGTTTATATTTGGATTACGAAATTCGTCAACGTGTAAAAGAAGGAATGACAAATGTAAATCCATCAAATATTGAAATAATAAAATCTGAATGTAAATTTCAGTAA
- a CDS encoding acyltransferase family protein yields the protein MTKSPSADAAAISRFTALDIFRGMTVCFMIIVNTSGNGATTYWPLMHADWNGFTPTDLVFPSFLFAVGNALGFAMKRWDTMKQSDVLLKIFKRTALIFLIGYLMYWFPFFRLNAESHLILSPISQTRIMGVLQRIALCYGITALLVYYLGTKRTIWVGVVSLLAYWVLLLAFGEAGAEFSKTGNAVLRLDIWLLGTHHLYGGEGFPFDPEGVLSTLPALFNVIAGFAVGRYLQQQKGKSYESLAKLLLVGIGLLVLAYCWNSWMPINKKLWTSSYAVLTVGLDCLLLSVIIYFTDFLGKTKGSHFFIIAGKNPLFIYLMSELGVTVMWLVKIGNEPVFSWLYNHIFSRAGDYFGAFLFAVWWMLTCWFVGYVLDKKKIYIKL from the coding sequence ATGACTAAATCACCTTCTGCTGACGCCGCAGCCATTTCGCGCTTTACGGCGCTGGATATTTTTCGCGGAATGACCGTGTGTTTTATGATTATCGTAAATACGTCGGGCAACGGCGCCACCACTTACTGGCCGCTGATGCATGCCGACTGGAACGGATTTACCCCCACCGACCTGGTTTTCCCTTCTTTTTTATTTGCCGTGGGAAATGCTTTGGGTTTTGCCATGAAACGCTGGGACACGATGAAGCAATCGGATGTGCTGCTGAAGATATTCAAACGCACGGCGCTTATCTTCCTGATTGGTTACCTGATGTATTGGTTTCCGTTTTTCAGGCTGAACGCCGAGTCGCACCTTATCCTTTCTCCCATTTCGCAAACCCGCATTATGGGTGTATTGCAACGTATTGCTTTGTGCTACGGCATCACGGCGCTGCTGGTGTATTACCTGGGAACAAAGCGGACTATTTGGGTGGGCGTCGTTTCGTTGCTGGCTTACTGGGTGCTGTTACTTGCGTTTGGCGAAGCGGGTGCTGAGTTTAGCAAAACCGGAAATGCGGTACTGCGCCTGGACATCTGGTTACTCGGTACCCATCATTTGTACGGCGGCGAGGGTTTTCCGTTCGACCCCGAAGGCGTGCTGAGCACCTTGCCTGCCCTGTTTAATGTTATAGCCGGATTTGCGGTTGGGCGATACCTGCAACAACAGAAGGGTAAAAGCTACGAAAGCCTTGCCAAATTATTGCTGGTGGGCATAGGCTTGCTGGTGCTGGCGTATTGCTGGAATTCGTGGATGCCCATCAACAAGAAGCTGTGGACAAGCTCGTATGCCGTACTCACCGTCGGGCTGGACTGTTTGCTGCTGAGTGTGATTATCTATTTCACCGATTTCCTTGGCAAAACCAAGGGTTCGCATTTCTTTATTATTGCAGGCAAAAACCCGCTGTTTATCTACCTGATGAGCGAACTGGGCGTTACCGTAATGTGGTTGGTAAAGATTGGCAACGAACCCGTTTTCAGTTGGCTGTACAACCACATTTTCAGCCGGGCAGGCGATTACTTCGGTGCCTTCCTGTTTGCCGTGTGGTGGATGCTAACGTGCTGGTTTGTGGGTTATGTGCTGGACAAAAAGAAGATTTATATAAAGTTGTAA
- a CDS encoding alpha-N-acetylglucosaminidase — protein sequence MKIKFCVLILLFPFATAFGLESKTVQESKALIRRVLAGHADDFVVKEISSEKGLDVFEVEAQNGKIVLRGNNGVSIATAFNWYLKETAHLSYDWQAIKPLTISGNLPLPAAKIRKTCAAQQRFFNNTCTFGYTFAFWNWGQWQRFIDWMAMNGVNRPLMLAGQEAVWQEVWKSFGMTDTAVRSYFSGPAHLPWHRMANMDKWGGPLPISYIEGQKKLQQHILQRSRALGMKPILSAFAGHVPEQLKTLRPSAKITRIEPGWGGMAAEYTTYFLDPTDNLFGEIQKRFLTVQQKLYGTDHLYSADPFNEITPPSWEPDYLANVGKTIYETMSQVDKEAIWYQMSWTFYNDPTHWTRPRLSAMIHAVPQGKLFFLDYNCEEEEFFRKSDNFYGAPFIWCYLGNFGANTHLVAPLNKVVNRLGKLTYGSACVGVGSTLEGINVNPEIYETVLEMPWRADETVTADTLIRHYAERRAGARDKAVIEAWQLLRQHVLVDTAVGIWNHCVVFQVSPVTDLTRAFWATNPKIPYRNVDLAIALNRMFQASANSKKTDAYRFDVVNLTRQALGNYGTVLYHKMMEAYSRKNLIDFRKYSGEFLQLGQEIDGLLATRHEFLLGKWLADARSWGTTPAEKAYYERNAREIITTWHKAGGGLTDYSNRQWNGLLRSYYLPRWKEFINRLDTSLSTGKDYDDKAFAAWCSAFEQHWVDSPSSAYSDTETGDAVKMAFELFGKYKQQMLER from the coding sequence ATGAAAATAAAATTTTGTGTATTGATTCTTTTATTTCCGTTCGCTACTGCCTTTGGTTTGGAGTCTAAAACGGTTCAGGAATCGAAAGCTTTGATCCGTAGGGTGCTGGCAGGGCATGCCGATGATTTTGTAGTGAAAGAGATTTCGTCCGAAAAGGGCTTGGATGTATTCGAAGTGGAAGCACAAAATGGGAAGATAGTGCTGCGTGGAAATAACGGAGTTTCCATCGCTACGGCCTTCAACTGGTACCTGAAAGAAACCGCGCATCTGAGTTACGACTGGCAGGCTATTAAACCGCTTACTATTTCGGGAAATTTGCCTTTGCCTGCTGCAAAAATTCGCAAGACTTGTGCCGCTCAGCAGCGGTTTTTCAATAACACCTGCACTTTTGGATATACTTTTGCTTTTTGGAACTGGGGGCAATGGCAACGATTTATTGACTGGATGGCTATGAATGGCGTAAACCGCCCATTGATGCTCGCAGGACAGGAAGCGGTTTGGCAGGAAGTGTGGAAATCGTTTGGCATGACGGATACGGCGGTTCGCTCTTATTTTTCGGGTCCGGCACATTTGCCCTGGCACCGGATGGCCAATATGGATAAATGGGGCGGTCCGCTACCCATTTCGTATATTGAGGGACAAAAGAAACTTCAACAACACATCTTGCAGCGTTCGCGGGCATTGGGCATGAAACCTATTCTTTCCGCATTTGCAGGTCATGTGCCCGAGCAGTTGAAAACGTTACGTCCATCGGCCAAGATAACCCGGATAGAGCCCGGTTGGGGTGGTATGGCAGCAGAATATACTACTTATTTTCTGGATCCTACCGACAATTTGTTTGGCGAAATTCAGAAACGTTTTCTGACAGTGCAGCAGAAGCTTTACGGAACCGACCATCTGTATTCTGCCGATCCGTTCAACGAAATTACACCTCCGAGCTGGGAACCCGATTATTTAGCCAACGTGGGCAAGACCATTTATGAAACTATGTCGCAAGTGGATAAAGAGGCCATTTGGTATCAGATGTCCTGGACTTTCTATAACGATCCCACACACTGGACGCGTCCGCGCCTTTCGGCCATGATACATGCCGTGCCTCAGGGTAAACTGTTTTTTTTGGATTATAACTGCGAGGAAGAAGAGTTTTTCCGAAAGTCGGACAATTTCTACGGAGCTCCTTTTATTTGGTGTTATCTGGGTAATTTTGGTGCAAATACGCATCTGGTAGCACCTCTGAACAAGGTAGTGAACCGATTGGGAAAATTGACTTATGGCAGTGCTTGTGTGGGAGTAGGGTCAACCCTCGAAGGAATAAATGTAAACCCGGAAATTTACGAGACAGTGCTCGAAATGCCGTGGCGGGCTGATGAAACGGTGACTGCCGACACCCTGATCCGTCATTATGCCGAACGCAGGGCCGGAGCAAGAGATAAAGCCGTAATAGAAGCCTGGCAACTACTCAGGCAACACGTATTGGTAGATACGGCTGTGGGCATTTGGAATCATTGTGTGGTATTTCAGGTGTCACCCGTGACGGATTTGACCCGGGCTTTCTGGGCAACAAACCCCAAGATTCCGTATCGGAATGTCGATTTAGCCATTGCGCTCAATCGGATGTTTCAGGCTAGTGCTAATTCCAAGAAAACGGATGCTTATCGGTTCGATGTGGTAAATCTGACACGTCAGGCGTTGGGAAATTACGGCACGGTATTGTACCACAAAATGATGGAAGCTTACAGCCGAAAGAACCTGATTGATTTTCGTAAATATTCCGGCGAATTTCTACAACTGGGACAGGAAATAGACGGCCTGCTGGCTACCCGTCATGAATTTTTACTGGGGAAATGGTTGGCGGACGCCCGTAGTTGGGGCACTACTCCGGCCGAAAAAGCCTATTATGAGCGCAATGCCCGTGAGATAATCACCACCTGGCACAAGGCTGGTGGCGGTCTGACCGACTACTCTAACCGACAATGGAACGGACTCTTGCGAAGTTATTATCTGCCCCGTTGGAAAGAATTCATTAACCGTTTGGACACGTCGCTATCTACAGGAAAAGATTATGACGACAAAGCTTTTGCAGCGTGGTGCTCTGCCTTCGAGCAGCATTGGGTGGATAGCCCTTCGTCAGCTTATTCGGATACTGAGACGGGCGACGCCGTGAAAATGGCTTTTGAGCTTTTTGGAAAATACAAGCAGCAGATGCTTGAACGGTGA